In Massilia antarctica, the following are encoded in one genomic region:
- a CDS encoding YjfB family protein: protein MDVSGIASLATSMAETGIKQEVGYAVLKKAQQMEGQVAAQLIDALPTPQRLPSNLGNTINTTA, encoded by the coding sequence ATGGATGTTTCAGGAATCGCCTCACTGGCAACCAGCATGGCCGAAACGGGCATCAAGCAGGAAGTCGGTTACGCCGTCTTGAAGAAAGCGCAACAGATGGAAGGCCAGGTCGCCGCCCAGCTGATCGACGCGCTGCCGACGCCCCAGCGCTTGCCGTCGAACCTCGGCAATACGATCAATACGACTGCCTGA
- a CDS encoding BufA1 family periplasmic bufferin-type metallophore: MNKRQALIAAALAGMYTVSSGAAAHDPVDKAEKEKCYGIVKAGQNDCSSANGSHSCSGQSKVDLAPEEWKFVAKGTCEKAGGKLTGK; this comes from the coding sequence ATGAACAAACGTCAAGCCCTGATCGCCGCCGCCCTTGCCGGCATGTACACGGTCTCCTCCGGCGCGGCCGCGCACGATCCGGTCGACAAGGCTGAGAAAGAGAAGTGCTACGGCATCGTCAAGGCTGGTCAGAACGATTGCTCCAGCGCCAATGGTTCGCATTCCTGCTCGGGCCAGTCGAAGGTCGACCTTGCGCCGGAAGAGTGGAAATTCGTGGCCAAGGGCACTTGCGAAAAAGCCGGCGGCAAGCTGACCGGCAAATAA
- the bufB gene encoding MNIO family bufferin maturase produces the protein MTGGALPAGLASGPASPGAGVGLRAPHYRQFLEQRPAVGWLEVHTENFLDRAGWDWHVLQELRRDYPISLHGVGLGLGSARGFSMSHLERVCALVERVEPMLVSEHLCWGAVADRQLNDLLPMPLSQAALDLLCQRVEQVQDRLHRRILLENVSTYLRFHDDAMSEAEFMAELASRTGCALLLDVNNLYVNQCNHGEDALAAIAAIAPGSVGEIHLAGHLVTPQAVIDHHGAVVAEPVWTLYQAALARFGRLPTLIEWDTDVPALDVLLGEAQRAQRIASAYPLLDAANPWRGRPARPLASDALAATQQRFAQALFDPAGEGAALAQCKGEANTHRFGLYRGNLTVTWNKTLAAACPVLRQLVGEEFFGGLARAYGMAQPSLDADLNRFGAGFTRFLDGFPHIADYPYLPDMARLEWALHRAHYAPDHAPDAEPIVADALAALTPEAFENARFALHPACSLIGSSWAVVPLWQAHQPGSGVDFPPDMDCPSAALVARPRWKTELIALTPAHAGALAALAGGSTMGEALDAAFALDEQFDIGAHLAQWIALRILLALPD, from the coding sequence GTGACGGGCGGGGCCTTACCGGCCGGTCTGGCATCCGGTCCCGCCTCGCCGGGCGCCGGCGTCGGCTTGCGCGCGCCCCATTACCGTCAGTTTCTCGAGCAGCGGCCCGCGGTCGGCTGGCTTGAGGTTCATACCGAAAACTTCCTCGACCGCGCGGGCTGGGACTGGCATGTGCTGCAGGAGCTGCGCCGCGATTATCCCATCAGCCTGCATGGCGTCGGCCTCGGACTGGGTTCGGCGCGCGGTTTTTCAATGTCCCATCTGGAACGAGTCTGCGCCCTGGTCGAACGGGTCGAGCCCATGCTCGTGTCCGAACACCTGTGCTGGGGCGCCGTCGCCGACCGCCAGCTCAACGACCTGCTGCCGATGCCGCTCAGCCAGGCGGCGCTGGACCTGCTGTGCCAGCGTGTCGAGCAAGTGCAGGATCGCTTGCATCGGCGGATTTTGCTCGAAAATGTCTCCACTTACCTGCGGTTTCACGACGATGCGATGAGCGAGGCCGAGTTCATGGCCGAGCTGGCCAGCCGCACGGGCTGCGCGCTGCTGCTCGATGTGAACAATCTCTATGTCAATCAGTGCAACCATGGCGAGGATGCGCTGGCGGCGATCGCGGCCATCGCGCCCGGCAGCGTGGGTGAAATCCACCTGGCCGGCCATCTGGTGACGCCGCAGGCCGTGATCGACCACCATGGCGCCGTGGTGGCCGAGCCGGTGTGGACGCTGTACCAGGCGGCGCTGGCGCGCTTCGGACGCCTGCCGACCCTGATCGAATGGGATACCGACGTGCCGGCGCTGGACGTGCTGCTGGGCGAGGCGCAGCGTGCCCAGCGCATTGCCAGCGCGTATCCGCTGCTGGACGCCGCCAACCCCTGGCGCGGCCGGCCAGCGCGGCCTTTGGCATCGGATGCGCTGGCCGCGACCCAGCAGCGCTTCGCGCAAGCCCTGTTCGATCCCGCGGGGGAGGGCGCCGCCCTGGCCCAGTGCAAGGGCGAGGCCAACACGCACCGCTTCGGCCTGTACCGCGGCAACCTGACCGTGACCTGGAACAAGACCCTGGCGGCGGCCTGCCCGGTGCTGCGCCAGCTGGTCGGCGAGGAGTTTTTCGGCGGCTTGGCGCGCGCTTACGGCATGGCCCAGCCCTCCCTCGACGCCGACCTGAACCGCTTCGGCGCCGGTTTTACCCGCTTCCTCGACGGTTTTCCCCACATCGCCGACTATCCTTACCTGCCCGACATGGCGCGCCTGGAATGGGCCTTGCACCGCGCCCATTATGCGCCCGACCATGCGCCCGACGCCGAGCCCATCGTCGCCGACGCGCTCGCCGCGCTGACCCCCGAGGCCTTCGAGAACGCGCGCTTCGCGCTTCACCCCGCCTGCAGCCTGATCGGATCAAGTTGGGCAGTGGTACCGCTGTGGCAGGCGCACCAGCCCGGCAGCGGTGTCGACTTTCCTCCGGACATGGATTGCCCGAGCGCCGCCCTGGTGGCGCGTCCGCGCTGGAAGACGGAACTGATCGCGCTCACGCCGGCGCATGCGGGCGCGCTTGCCGCGCTGGCCGGCGGATCTACGATGGGCGAGGCACTCGACGCCGCCTTCGCCCTCGACGAGCAATTCGATATCGGGGCGCATCTGGCGCAGTGGATCGCGCTGCGCATCCTGCTGGCGCTGCCAGACTGA
- a CDS encoding DUF883 family protein, protein MDNPEENQQTQDRLIGDLRLVIENAEELLKNTDQYTSVLYRSARAKLALALNAATEELARFEDEQLGRMIEATHAANIDNADLSGEARIMRAFQ, encoded by the coding sequence ATGGATAACCCTGAAGAAAACCAGCAAACCCAAGATCGGCTCATCGGCGACCTGCGTCTGGTGATCGAAAATGCGGAGGAATTGCTGAAAAACACGGACCAGTACACCAGCGTGTTATACCGCAGTGCCCGGGCCAAGCTGGCGCTGGCGCTGAACGCGGCCACCGAGGAACTCGCCAGGTTCGAAGATGAGCAGCTTGGGCGCATGATCGAAGCAACGCATGCCGCCAACATCGACAACGCCGATCTGTCCGGCGAAGCGCGCATCATGCGCGCCTTTCAATAA